A region from the Naumannella halotolerans genome encodes:
- a CDS encoding bifunctional 3-phenylpropionate/cinnamic acid dioxygenase ferredoxin subunit → MVKVCTINDLVPGEGLRITSVQPPIAVFLTEDGEVHAIDDTCTHQDASLAEGWLEGCAVECPLHASSFDLRTGAVDQPPARLPVRVHKVELDGDDVLVELSTEAPNLPPTMSQT, encoded by the coding sequence ATGGTCAAGGTGTGCACGATCAACGACTTGGTTCCCGGAGAGGGACTGCGGATCACCTCGGTCCAGCCGCCGATCGCGGTCTTCCTCACCGAGGACGGCGAGGTGCATGCGATCGACGACACCTGCACCCATCAGGATGCCTCCCTGGCAGAGGGGTGGCTCGAGGGATGCGCAGTCGAATGCCCTTTGCATGCGAGCTCGTTCGACCTGCGTACCGGTGCGGTCGACCAACCCCCGGCGCGGCTTCCGGTACGGGTGCACAAGGTCGAACTGGATGGTGACGACGTACTGGTCGAACTGTCCACCGAAGCCCCCAACCTCCCCCCGACCATGAGCCAGACCTGA